Below is a window of Haloterrigena alkaliphila DNA.
AGGGAGACGTAGAGGCGCTCGCTCGAGCGGTACCAGCCGAGTTCCGCCGCGAGGTAGGCGCCGACGAACAGGGCGACCACGAGGTAGTGGGCGACCGTCATCTCGGTCGACACGTAGGTCATCGGCACGCCCGCGAGCATCCTCGAGACGGCGTTGAACGCGACGGCGTAGCCGCCGATGGCGGTCAGCACGATCAGCGGGGCGCTGACGAACCTGACCGTCGTCGGCAGCGTCGACCGCCGGAGGATGTCCCGCGCCGCGGTCAGCGTCGTCAGGACCACGACCAGCGTCAGGACGGCCCCGCTGTTCAACTCGAGGCTCGTCGCCTTCCCGGTGAGGACGCCGAAGAGGACGCCGCCGCCGACGGCCGTCACCAGACTGACGGCGATCCCGGAACCGCCCAGCTGCGTTCGCGTCCCGTCTTTGGGAACCGCCTGCTCGACGGCGGCGCCCGACGAGAGGAACAGGTACGCCTTGTAGAAGCCGTGCAGGATGAGGTGGGCGATCGCCGCGGCGAAGAAGCCGAGGCCGCACTGCAGTATCATAAAGCCCATCTGGGCGAGCGTCGAGCTCCCGAGCTTGCGTTTGACGTCCGTCTGGACGAGGATCATCGCCTGTCCGAGCAGGGCGCTGACGGCGCCGACGACGACGAGGACCGACATGACGGCGATCTCCTCGGCGATCACCGGGGCGAACCGGGTCAACAGGACCCCGCCCGCGTTGACGAACCCGGCGTGCATCAGGGCCGACGCCGGGGTCGGCGCCGTCATCGAGGACAGCAGCCAGCCGTGGAACGGGAACAGCGCCGACTGGATGATCGCCGCGAGAAAGATCCCTCCCGCCGCGGCGAGTCCGACCGTCCGCGAGACGCCCTCGAGGCCGGCGAAGATCCCGGTGATGGTGGTCGCGCCCGTCGACCACGCGAGTAGTGCCAGCGAGACGGCGAGCAGGGCGCTGCTGGCGACGAAGTAGCGGCGGGCGACGGCGGCCGCGGCGCGGGCCTGCTCCCACTCGCGAACGTGGCCGATCAGCGCGGCCATGAGCAGTCCCATCGCCAGCCACGCGGCCGCGAACAGCGCGACGTGGTTCGCCGCAGTCAGCGTCATGACGACGAGCGTGAACCCGAGGACGCGGGCGTAGAACCGGTCGATGTGACGGTCGCCCGCCATATAGCGCCGGGAGTAACTGTGGACGATCCCGCTGAAGAAGGTAACGACGACCCACAGCACCGTGGTCAGCCCGTCGACCCGCAGGGCGCCCGCGAACTCCCACTCGGTTCCCCGGGAGGCCGCCAGTACGAGGACGCCGACGCTGAACAGGAAGAGCGTCCAGACCGTCCAGGTCGAGGCCCGCGGGACGATCGAGGTCGGTGGCGTCGGTTCGGGGCGCTGTGCGACGTCGTCGGGTGGAACTGTTTCGTCGGTCATGCTTCGCTTGCACGTTCGGACCAGCCTGACGTTCGGGCGCGTCACAGTGTTCCGTTCGCGGCAACACTTGCACTACTGGTCGTCTTCGGTCGGAATATGAACAGACTGGTTATTATAGGCTTCGGTTCGAACAATTCGTTCTGCAACCCCTCTCACAGGCCGTCTCGACTGCCGAGATGAGAGGCGTAGACGAGAGCCCGCCGACCCAGTAATACGCGAACGAGCCGCTAGCGAGGGCGAATTCGGTTGCTCGAGCGGTCAGTACCACCCGCAGGAACGTACGGCGAGGGACGCCGACGGAACGGCAGAACGGGAGTTCGTCGGGAGACGGATCGTCGATCCCGCCGCGTCACCGGAACGAGAACTCGTCGAAGGACGTCGACCGGTGGCTGCGAACCAGTACCTCGTCGGTGATCGTCAGCCCCATATCAGCGATCTCCTGTGCGATCGGCGTGATATCGTGATCCGTTTCGCCGACGACCGTCACGAGCAGGTTCTGCTCGCCCGTGACCAGTTCCTGCACCGAGACGACGCCGGAAATCTCGAGGATGTCGTCGATGTACTCTCCTCGGTCCGGGATCGGCGCCGTACAGAAGAGGAGCATGCGGATCGGATACCCCGATTTCGTGTAATCGATGTTCGCGCTGTACCCCTTGATGACGCCCTCCGACTCCAGGCGCTGGATGCGTTTCCGGACCGTACTCGAGGAGGCTTCGGTCCGCTCGGCGATCTCACTGGACGAGAGGTTCCGGGCCTCCTCCTGTAACGCGTAGAGGATCTCCCGATCGACCGCGTCGAGATCGTAATCCGTCATACGGTTCCTTTCTCCGCGACGGCTATAAGGAACTTCGGCCGACAGATCCGCTCGATTCCGATATCGGCTTCGAGTCGAACTCCGCCCGTGGTCGCGAGCCCGCCCACGCTCGCGACCTTGCCCGCGACTGCGGACGCGGGCGCACCCACGTTCGTGTCGCCACGTCCGTGTCGGTAACGTTTTGCTATTCGCACCCGCATCCGTCCCACATGCGCGCGTTTCTCGAGTCCGATACGGGATTTTACTACGCCATCGGTCTCTTCGTGACCGTCGTGTTTCTGGGCGGGCTGGCCGTGCTGGCGGTCGTCAACCCCGGCGGCATCGGCGCGACCGAACTCGGCGGCCTCGTCGTCGGCTTCGCCCTGTTCATGCTGGTGTACTTCGTCTCGGTGACGGTCCATCGCCTCGAGGACTGGGAGGAACCGTGATCGAGCGACGGTACTCGGCGATATGTGGTGCGAGCGGACCGCTACCGCCACATATTGCCGTTCGAAACGAGCCGCAGGGTTTATCAGTATCGGGCCGTTCTCTTTAGAAGCAATGGCGAAAGGAACCGTTGATTTCTTCAACGACACTGGCGGCTACGGATTCATCGAAACTGAGGACGCGGACGAGGACGTCTTCTTCCACATGGAAGACATCGGCGGCCCGGACCTCGAAGAAGGACAGGAGCTCGAGTTCGACATCGAGCAGGCCCCCAAGGGCCCGCGCGCGACGAACGTCGAGCGCCTGTAAGACGGATTCGCAGCGGTATCGGCACTTGATTGCAGTATTTTAGACACCCCCGAGCGGTCGGTATAGCCAATAGTCGGTTGGAGTGTCGATCGAGGCGACGCTTGGTCACTAGCTGGGCGTCCCGTACGGTGTAGCCGAAGGGGATCAGAGAAGCCGAGTGTCCTGCTACCGTGGCAACGGGGAATCGCCACGTCCTCCCCAGCCGATTCGCTCGTTCCTTTCAGTCTCTCGCTCATCCCTCGCGCATGATCGGCGGCCGCCCTCACTGACGCTCGGTCGGCCGCCAGCGCGCGCCGCCGCACGCCGGCTTCTGGACCCGGACCGTTTTGTGGATCCGACACCGACTCGAGACCATGACCGATCCGCTCATCCGCCGTCGCGACGAGATCGAGTACGAGACCGTCGACGCGGCCGACGGCCTCGAGAAGGGCGTCCTCGTCGGCGAGGACCACGGCGCGCCGACCTTCGCGATCCGCCGGTTCGTCCTCGAACCGGGCGCCGAGGTGCCCGAACACACCAACGAGGTCGAACACGAGCAGTACGTCCTCGAGGGCGAGTATACGGTGGGAATCGGAGACGAAGAGTACGCGGTCGAAGCCGGCGACTCGCTGCTGATTCCGGCCGGGACGGTCCACTGGTACCGAAACGAGGGCGACGAGCAAGGGGCGTTCATCTGCGCCGTCCCGAACGGCGACGACGCGATTGAATTGCTCGAGTGAGTCGGTCCCCTCGAGGAGGCCCGAATCTCCGGGTGAGTTAGTCACCTCGAGTGAACGCGGCTTCGCGGCTGATACGGGCGTCCGGAACGACGCCACCGTTTTCGTCGAGGCCGATACTGACAGCAAACAACGCTGTGCGCGGTGGTCCGAAACCACAACGCCTAAACGTCTTTTAGGACTACCTAAACCTCGATGGCAGGTGCGCAGTCGGTCGGCGAGCACGCCGCGGCTCGGGACCGCGACGGGTGGGTCACCGGGAAGCTCGTAGTCTTTTGTCTCGCGGCGGCGGTCGTCACCGTCGTCGCCGGACTCGTACAGGTGTTCTTCGGCCCGTACTCGATGACACTCTCCGAGCTCGTTTCGGCGGTGTTCAACCCCGCGGTGATCTTCAACCTCGAGGCCTGGTCGTCGTTTCTCTTCGGGACCGACCTCCCCGAGATGACCACGGACAGCGTCGTCGTCTGGACGGTCCGGCTCCCGCGGGTGTTCGTCGCGATCATCGCCGGCGCGACGCTGGCGATCTCCGGGGCGATCTTTCAGGCGGTGACGCGCAACGAACTGGCCAGTCCGTTCGTGCTCGGGGTCAGTTCCGGCGCCGGCTTCGCGGTGCTGGCGACGCTGGTGGTCTTCACCGGACTCACGCCGTTCCTCCCGTTGATCGCGGCGCTCGGCGGCACGGTCGCCTTCGTGATCGTCTACGGGATCGCCTGGAAGGGCGGGACCAGTCCGATCCGGCTCGTGCTCGCGGGCGTGATCGTCAACATGGTCTTCCAGTCGCTCCAGCAGGGGCTGTTCTTCTTCGTGGACGATCTGGGGGTCGCCCAGACGGCGATCGCCTGGCTCACGGGCTCGTTCACGGGAACGGGCTGGTCGGAGGTCCGGATCGCGATCCTGCCGGCGATCGTCTCGATCGGTATCGCGCTGGCCGGCGCCCGGCAGTTGAACGTCCTGTTGCTCGGCGAGAGCACCGCCAAATCCCTCGGCATGCGCGTCGAACGCGTTCGCTTCTTCCTGTCCGCGGTCGCGATTCTGGCGGCGAGCGTCGCCATCGCCGTCGCGGGCGTCATCAGCTTCTTCGGGCTGGTCGTCCCCCACATCGTCCGGAACACGGTCGGCGGCGACTACCGACGGCTGATGGTCGGCTGTCTCTTCGCCGGGCCGGCGCTGCTGGTCGCCGCCGACGTCGGCGCGCGGCTCGCGCTGGGCGGGACGCAGATGCCGGTCGGCGTCGTCACCGGCCTGGTCGGCGGTCCCTACTTCCTCTACCTGATGCGCAAACAGCAGTCCATGGGTGAACTCTGATGGCAGAACCACGACACACGACGCAGGAACGGATCACCGACGGCGACGGCGTCGCGGTCGAGAGCGCGCTGGTCGGCGAGGACCTCGCGTTGAGCTATCCGTCGGTCGACGAAACGATCGTCGACTGTGCGCGACTGGACATCCCCGCGGAATCGGTGACCGCGCTCGTCGGCCCCAACGGCAGCGGGAAGAGCACGCTGTTGAAGGCCCTCTCGAACCACCTCGAGCCGGCAGAAGGGACGGTCACGATCCACGGGGAAGATCTCGATTCGTTCGACCAGAAGGAGCTGGCCCGCGAACTGGGCGTCCTCTCCCAGGAGAACGACTCGCTGGGCTCGATCAGCGTCGAGAACCTGGTCTATCACGGCCGCTACCCGCACCGGGGCTTCTTCGAGGGCGTCAGCGAGGACGACCACTCGGCCGTCGAGCGCGCGATCGAGCTGGCGGGCATCGAGCAGATCCGGGACGCCGAACTCGGCCAACTGAGCGGCGGCCAGAAACAACTGGCGTGGATCGCCATGGTGTTAGCACAGGACACGGACGTCCTCCTGCTCGACGAGCCGACGACGTTCCTCGACGTTCACCACCAGTTCCGGGTGCTCGAGACCATTCGGCAGCTCAACGAGGAGAAGGGCGTAACGGTGGCCGTCATCCTCCACGACATCGCGCAGGCGGCCCGCTTCGCGGACTACCTGATCGCGATGTGCGACGGCGAACTGTACGACTGGGGGCCGCCCGAAGAGGTGGTGACCGAACAGCTGCTGGCCGACGTCTTCGGCGTCGAGGCCACCGTCCAGCACGAGCCGGAACTGCAGGTGCTGCCGCGACGAGCGCTACCGGATCGGTAACGAACGACTGCACGACACGCAGCGGTCGCGTTCGATCCGGTCCGACTACGCGTCGAACGTCGGGCCCGTGCCCCATTCACCGCGACGAACGGTGAATCGGGTCGACGAACGGATACGCTCGAGATTTCGGCGGGAAACACCGTTCCAGTTCGGAACACTTTTGATGTTTTAGGCCAACCTAAAAGTTGATGAGCAACGAACGGACGTGGACGAGACGAAACGTTCTCCGAACGAGTGGAGCGATCGCCGGGATCAGCGCGATGGCGGGCTGCATCGACTCCCTGGGGTCGTCCGACGAGCCCGAATACACGGTTTCGATGCCGCCGGTCGGCGAGGTCGGGTTCGACTCGGTCCCCGAGACGTGGGCCGCCAACAACGGGAGCTGGGCCGACATGGGGATCGCGCTGGGTCAGGAGCCGCCCGAGGCCCTCTATCTGACGAGACGGTACCACACGCAGTATTACGACGACATCCCCGACGTGAGCGTCGATCCGTCGGGTATCGATTCGCTCTGGGGCGACGGCGAGTTGGGCGTCGAGGAGTTCCTGAATTTGAGCGACGAGGTCGACGTCTTCGTCATGGACCCGAACTTCATCGAGGGCCGATCCGGGTTAGGCGCCGACGACGTCGAGCGGATCCGATCGGCGGGAACGCCGTTCTTCGGGAACAGTATCTTCTCGCAGGGGTACGACTGGCACGACTACGACTACCTCTCGCTGTACGAGGCCTTCGAGAAACTCGCCGAGGTCTTTCAGGAAGGGGATCGCTACGATGCGTTCGAGTCGCTGCACGACGAGTTCCGGTCGAGCCTCGCGGAGAGCCTTCCGTCGGACGACCGGCCCGAAGTCGCCATCCTGTGGCCCCAGGAGGACGGCGTCTTCCTCCCCTACCTCGTCGACGAGGGGACGAGTTTCAAACACCTGCGCGATCTCGAGGTCGATGACGCGCTCGCGAACAGCGACGTCGAGAACTTCCACAGCGGTCGCGGCGAAGTCGACTACGAGATGCTCCTCGAGGTCGATCCGGAGCATATCCTGTTACGCAGCGAGGAATACCAGTCCCGCGAGACGTTCCAGCAGGAGGTCGTCGAACCGATGAAGAACCACGATGCCGGGCAGCAACTGACGGCCGTCCAGAACGACGACGTCTACCGGGCCGGCCCGCTCTACCAGGGGCCGATCATCAACCTCGTCGTCACCCAGCGACTGGCCCAGCGGCTCTACGGCGTCGAGGAGGAGCTGTTCGATCCGCAAGCGGTCAGCGACATCGTCAACGGCGATTTCTGAGCGACCGCGGCGACCGTGCTCGAGGTCGAATCTCGCCCGCGTTCGCATTCGAGGTCGATTCGGTCCGCGTCCACGCTCGGGTTCGACGCCACGACGCGACTCGAGCGGCACAGTCCGAACCGCTGAAATACCGCCCCACCCTATGGCCGCTCGTGTCGAAGCAGGTCCAGGAGGTCGAAACGATATTCTGTCACGAGGCAGGCGATGACTACCTCGTTGTCGTCGAGCGTGACGGACAGCGGCTGTTCCGGGCGAAGCTCGGGCTCTCGGAGACCTCCGCGGGTCCCCGCCCCGCGAAGTTCCGGCTCAAGGACGGCTCGAGCGAGGAGCCCCGCCAGCCCGACGAGTTCGTCGAACTCGCCCGCCGCGCCGGGCGGATCCGCATCTCCGAGCAGACCTCGCCCGAGAAGCGCCAGGAACTCATCGAGATGCTCGAAGGCTACCAGCTCGAGGACAAAGCGAAGGCCGTCAGGACCTGCCGGTACTGCGCCTCCGCGGGTCGGTACTCGCCGATCACCACGGAGACGGCGGTCAAGGACGACGACGACTGGATCTGCCGGGATTGCGCGCGACAGGAACTCGAGCGGCAACTCTCCTACTCCGGCGGGAGCGGCCAGGTGACGGGCGCCGCGAAGGAGCGACTCGAGGACCTCATGATGGAGGTCCAGGACCTAGAGCGGATCGTCAACCTCCTGCAGGGCCAGTTGGATCCGGACCTCACGAAGTTCGATACCATCTCGGCGACCACCGACGAGGTCGACCCCGTCCGGGTGGACTCGCTGAACCTGCATCCGGGGCTACAGGGCCTGCTCGAGGACCGGTTCGAGACCCTCTTGCCGGTCCAGAGCCTCGCGGTCGAGAACGGGTTGTTCGAGGGGGACGACCAGCTGGTGGTCTCGGCGACGGCGACCGGGAAGACCCTCGTGGGTGAGATGGCCGGCATCAACCGCGTGCTCAACGGAAAGGGGAAGATGCTCTTTCTCGTCCCACTCGTGGCGCTGGCCAACCAGAAGTACGAGGACTTTCAGGACGAGTACGGGCACCTCGTCGACGTCTCGATTCGCGTCGGTGCGAGCCGCATTTCGGACAACGGCAACCAGTTCGATCCGAACGCCGACGTCATCGTCGGCACCTACGAGGGAATCGACCACGCCCTGCGGACCGGCAAGGAGATGGGCGACATCGGGACCGTCGTCATCGACGAGGTCCACACCCTCAAGGAGGAGGAGCGGGGCCACCGCCTCGACGGCCTCATTTCCCGGCTGAAGTACACCTGCGAGCAACGCGCGAAGCGCCGCGACGACTACGACGGCGCGCAGTGGGTCTACCTCTCGGCCACCGTCGGCAACCCCGAACAGCTGACGGAGGCGCTCGAGGCGACGCTCATCGAGTTCGAGGAGCGCCCGGTCCCCATCGAACGCCACGTCACCTTCGCCGACGGCCAGGAGAAGGTCCGCATCGAGAACAAACTGGTCAAGCGGGCGTTCGACACCGAGTCCTCCAAGGGGTATCGGGGGCAGACGATCATCTTCACCAATTCCCGACGACGCTGTCACGAGATCAGCCGGAAACTCGAGTACTCGGCCGCGCCCTACCACGCCGGACTGGACTACAAGCGCCGGAAGTCTGTCGAACGCCAGTTCGGCGAGCAGGAGCTCTCCGCCGTGGTGACGACCGCCGCGCTGGCCGCGGGGGTCGACTTCCCCGCCTCGCAGGTCATCTTCGACTCGCTGGCGATGGGGATCGAGTGGCTCTCCGTCCAGGAGTTCCACCAGATGCTCGGCCGCGCGGGTCGGCCCGACTACCACGACGAGGGGACCGTGTACGTGCTGGTCGAACCCGACTGCAGCTACCACAACTCGATGGAGATGACCGAGGACGAGGTCGCCTTCAAACTGCTCAAGGGCGACATGGAGTCGGTGATGACCCACTACGACGAGGACGCCGCCGTCGAGGAGACGCTGGCGAACGTCACCGTCGGCGGCACGGCCGCGAAGGCGCTCAACGACCGCATGCTCGGCGAGGTGCCCACGAAACACGCGATCGGCAAACTCCTGCAGTACGAGTTCATCGACGGCCTCGAGCCGACGCCGCTCGGACGGGTGGTGACCCGCCACTTCCTGAACCCCGGCGAGGCGTTCACCCTGCTCGACGGCATCCGGAAGGACGCCCACCCCTACGAACTCGTGGCCGACCTCGAGTTGCGGGACGAAGAGCTCTGACGGCGTCTCGAACTGTTGTACACTGACCGGGTACGCGTCGCGGTCCCACGCGAATCCGGCCGGAATCCTTTTCAGGAACGTATCAGCGGCCGGAACGGTAAAGAGCGGCACCGTCCATGTCAGTAGCAGCGCCGGGGACCAGCCCGGAGAGATCAATGAACACAACGACTCCAGCCGCGATCGAGCCGCCGGCGAACGTGTTGCTCGTCCACGCGAACGAGTGCGAGTCCGACGCCTGCGACGCGCTCAGTCACGACACCGGCGCGACGGCGGATCTCGTGGTCACGTTCGCGGACACCCAGCTCGAGCGGCCGGATCCCGGCGACGTCGAGGGACGGGTCGGCCTCCTGACGATCGGCGACGTGCTGGTCGCGGACACGTCCGAGTCGGCCGCCGACTTCGACGAACCGGTCGTCGTCGATTCGGTCCGGGACCCGACGGATCTCTCCGAGATCGGCGTCGCCGTCAGCCGGTTCTGCAAACACTGGTCGGACGAGCAACTCACGGTCTGTTTCGATTCGCTCGATGCCCTGCTTCGGCACACGTCGCCGAAGAAGGTGTTCCAGTTCGCGCACGTGTTGACCAATCGGCTCTCGAGCGTCGACGCGTACGCGCACTTCCACTTCGATCCGACGCGACACGACGATCGAGTGGTCTCGACGTTCGGCGAGATCTTCGACGCGGTCGTCGCCGAGGATGGCAGCGAGGAATCGCTGCCGGAGGCGACCGACGACGAGGTCGCCGAGTTACTCGCGGCGTGGAACGACGGTTCCGACGGCGAGTTCGACTTCGCCCCGGCGCCGTCGACCGAGGCAACCGACGAGGACATCGCGCGGATTCTGGGGAAGTAGGGCGGGGATTGCGGGTGGTTTTGGGATGGGGTGGCCCTCGGTCAGGGGACGAACGCGACGCCCAGTAGGGCGAACGCGATGACGGCGATCGCGCCGAGCACCCCCCCGAGGGCGACGATCACGAGCACGACGGGAGTGACGGCGATCGCGAGGCCGAAGACGGTGTGGCCAAGGAACAACACCAGCAGGCCGACGACCGCGTTGACGATGAAGGGAGCGAGCGCGCGGACGAGCACTGCCGCGATCAGAACGCCCACGAGGACTGCGATCAGGACGAGGATCTCGAGACCGGTCATACGAGCGGCGGTATCACGTCGATTGATAAAACCGTTCGGCCGTAACGAAACGCTTTATGACGTGGGACTTTTAGGAGGGTGTACGGGATCGTGGGTTAGCTTGGTATACTTCGGGCCTTGGGTGCCCGTGACCCCGGTTCAAATCCGGGCGATCCCATACTGTATAAAAGTGAAGCGGCCGGTATTGCCGCTTCACTCTCCGGTTTCTCACACCGAACAGCGACTGCCTTCGAGGGGTGGTCGGCGTGACGGTCGCCCCGTGGCCGTCGGTCGACAACTCGCCGACGTGCGAACACTGTGGAGAACACGTTTCGGAGCGGTTCTGCCGGGTATACGGCGATAACCGCGACCGAGCGCATCGCTGTTCCGAGTGCGACACCTACCGGCGGCTGACCCGCGGGTCCGCTGCGGGGATCGACGTTTCGATTCCCGACCCGGAGACGTCGCCCGGCCGCCACGGAGGTGAGACCGATGTCTGAGCGCCTCGAGTGGCCCGAGGGCTTCGAGCGGACGCCGGCCGACGATCGCGAATCCTACCCGCACGGCTTCCGCGTTTCTCGCAGCACTGCCTTCGACAACATCCTCGAGGAACTGCGGAAGATGGACGCCCGCAACGTGCAGGTGAAGACGGCTGCACCGCACACGCAGGCAGCGCCGCATCGGCCGTACGCCGACCGTGATCCAGACGATCCAGGTGTTGTGATTTACTTCGAGGGGGACGGCCAGCAGTTCGCGGTTCCGTGCGATCGGTGGAACAACCTGCGGGACAACGCCCAGGCGATCGCGAAGTATCTGAACGCCAAGCGGGCACTCGAGCGCTACGGCGTCCAGACCGTCGAGTCGGAATTCTCGACTCAGGCGCTTCCAAGCGGCGACGAGGACGCCGTTGCCGCCTCAGAACCGCCCCACGAGATCCTCGAGGTTGCGCCTGACGCCGCCGCCGACGTCGTGAAGGCTGCTGCTCGAGCGAAGAAGAAGGAACATCATCCGGATCGGGGCGGCGATCGCGAGCAGTTCCAGCGAGTCGTCGAGGCTGAGGGGGCGATGCTCGATGCGTGAGTTCGTTCCGGCGAGCGAACTGTACGACGTCGAGAACCGGTCGCCCATAGCCCATCCGGCTCATCAAGCGACCGACGCCGACGTTCGCCGCGCCCTCGAGGACCGAGAGATTCGAGCCGACGGTGGTAACGCCTCGAGCGATACTGAACGGATCGAGATTCCACTTTGGGAAATCGCTCCCGAGAGGTGGGTGTCCCCAAATGAGGAAAAATCGTTTCGAGTAACGGCCGCCGGGATTACTGGAGATCAGGGAAGCGAAACTCTCGTCGTCAAGATCGAGCGATCACTACAGTCGGCTACTGAACGCGAGCGGGGTGACCGATGACGGTCGCCGAGAACCGGGAACGCGGCCACGACGT
It encodes the following:
- a CDS encoding proton-conducting transporter membrane subunit, which translates into the protein MTDETVPPDDVAQRPEPTPPTSIVPRASTWTVWTLFLFSVGVLVLAASRGTEWEFAGALRVDGLTTVLWVVVTFFSGIVHSYSRRYMAGDRHIDRFYARVLGFTLVVMTLTAANHVALFAAAWLAMGLLMAALIGHVREWEQARAAAAVARRYFVASSALLAVSLALLAWSTGATTITGIFAGLEGVSRTVGLAAAGGIFLAAIIQSALFPFHGWLLSSMTAPTPASALMHAGFVNAGGVLLTRFAPVIAEEIAVMSVLVVVGAVSALLGQAMILVQTDVKRKLGSSTLAQMGFMILQCGLGFFAAAIAHLILHGFYKAYLFLSSGAAVEQAVPKDGTRTQLGGSGIAVSLVTAVGGGVLFGVLTGKATSLELNSGAVLTLVVVLTTLTAARDILRRSTLPTTVRFVSAPLIVLTAIGGYAVAFNAVSRMLAGVPMTYVSTEMTVAHYLVVALFVGAYLAAELGWYRSSERLYVSLLNLSQPDPTTVLTDKEEYNDI
- a CDS encoding Lrp/AsnC family transcriptional regulator; translated protein: MTDYDLDAVDREILYALQEEARNLSSSEIAERTEASSSTVRKRIQRLESEGVIKGYSANIDYTKSGYPIRMLLFCTAPIPDRGEYIDDILEISGVVSVQELVTGEQNLLVTVVGETDHDITPIAQEIADMGLTITDEVLVRSHRSTSFDEFSFR
- a CDS encoding cold-shock protein; the encoded protein is MAKGTVDFFNDTGGYGFIETEDADEDVFFHMEDIGGPDLEEGQELEFDIEQAPKGPRATNVERL
- a CDS encoding cupin domain-containing protein; protein product: MTDPLIRRRDEIEYETVDAADGLEKGVLVGEDHGAPTFAIRRFVLEPGAEVPEHTNEVEHEQYVLEGEYTVGIGDEEYAVEAGDSLLIPAGTVHWYRNEGDEQGAFICAVPNGDDAIELLE
- a CDS encoding FecCD family ABC transporter permease: MAGAQSVGEHAAARDRDGWVTGKLVVFCLAAAVVTVVAGLVQVFFGPYSMTLSELVSAVFNPAVIFNLEAWSSFLFGTDLPEMTTDSVVVWTVRLPRVFVAIIAGATLAISGAIFQAVTRNELASPFVLGVSSGAGFAVLATLVVFTGLTPFLPLIAALGGTVAFVIVYGIAWKGGTSPIRLVLAGVIVNMVFQSLQQGLFFFVDDLGVAQTAIAWLTGSFTGTGWSEVRIAILPAIVSIGIALAGARQLNVLLLGESTAKSLGMRVERVRFFLSAVAILAASVAIAVAGVISFFGLVVPHIVRNTVGGDYRRLMVGCLFAGPALLVAADVGARLALGGTQMPVGVVTGLVGGPYFLYLMRKQQSMGEL
- a CDS encoding ABC transporter ATP-binding protein — protein: MAEPRHTTQERITDGDGVAVESALVGEDLALSYPSVDETIVDCARLDIPAESVTALVGPNGSGKSTLLKALSNHLEPAEGTVTIHGEDLDSFDQKELARELGVLSQENDSLGSISVENLVYHGRYPHRGFFEGVSEDDHSAVERAIELAGIEQIRDAELGQLSGGQKQLAWIAMVLAQDTDVLLLDEPTTFLDVHHQFRVLETIRQLNEEKGVTVAVILHDIAQAARFADYLIAMCDGELYDWGPPEEVVTEQLLADVFGVEATVQHEPELQVLPRRALPDR
- a CDS encoding ABC transporter substrate-binding protein: MSNERTWTRRNVLRTSGAIAGISAMAGCIDSLGSSDEPEYTVSMPPVGEVGFDSVPETWAANNGSWADMGIALGQEPPEALYLTRRYHTQYYDDIPDVSVDPSGIDSLWGDGELGVEEFLNLSDEVDVFVMDPNFIEGRSGLGADDVERIRSAGTPFFGNSIFSQGYDWHDYDYLSLYEAFEKLAEVFQEGDRYDAFESLHDEFRSSLAESLPSDDRPEVAILWPQEDGVFLPYLVDEGTSFKHLRDLEVDDALANSDVENFHSGRGEVDYEMLLEVDPEHILLRSEEYQSRETFQQEVVEPMKNHDAGQQLTAVQNDDVYRAGPLYQGPIINLVVTQRLAQRLYGVEEELFDPQAVSDIVNGDF
- a CDS encoding DEAD/DEAH box helicase, with protein sequence MSKQVQEVETIFCHEAGDDYLVVVERDGQRLFRAKLGLSETSAGPRPAKFRLKDGSSEEPRQPDEFVELARRAGRIRISEQTSPEKRQELIEMLEGYQLEDKAKAVRTCRYCASAGRYSPITTETAVKDDDDWICRDCARQELERQLSYSGGSGQVTGAAKERLEDLMMEVQDLERIVNLLQGQLDPDLTKFDTISATTDEVDPVRVDSLNLHPGLQGLLEDRFETLLPVQSLAVENGLFEGDDQLVVSATATGKTLVGEMAGINRVLNGKGKMLFLVPLVALANQKYEDFQDEYGHLVDVSIRVGASRISDNGNQFDPNADVIVGTYEGIDHALRTGKEMGDIGTVVIDEVHTLKEEERGHRLDGLISRLKYTCEQRAKRRDDYDGAQWVYLSATVGNPEQLTEALEATLIEFEERPVPIERHVTFADGQEKVRIENKLVKRAFDTESSKGYRGQTIIFTNSRRRCHEISRKLEYSAAPYHAGLDYKRRKSVERQFGEQELSAVVTTAALAAGVDFPASQVIFDSLAMGIEWLSVQEFHQMLGRAGRPDYHDEGTVYVLVEPDCSYHNSMEMTEDEVAFKLLKGDMESVMTHYDEDAAVEETLANVTVGGTAAKALNDRMLGEVPTKHAIGKLLQYEFIDGLEPTPLGRVVTRHFLNPGEAFTLLDGIRKDAHPYELVADLELRDEEL
- a CDS encoding DUF7504 family protein, which gives rise to MNTTTPAAIEPPANVLLVHANECESDACDALSHDTGATADLVVTFADTQLERPDPGDVEGRVGLLTIGDVLVADTSESAADFDEPVVVDSVRDPTDLSEIGVAVSRFCKHWSDEQLTVCFDSLDALLRHTSPKKVFQFAHVLTNRLSSVDAYAHFHFDPTRHDDRVVSTFGEIFDAVVAEDGSEESLPEATDDEVAELLAAWNDGSDGEFDFAPAPSTEATDEDIARILGK
- a CDS encoding DUF7563 family protein is translated as MVGVTVAPWPSVDNSPTCEHCGEHVSERFCRVYGDNRDRAHRCSECDTYRRLTRGSAAGIDVSIPDPETSPGRHGGETDV
- a CDS encoding J domain-containing protein, which produces MSERLEWPEGFERTPADDRESYPHGFRVSRSTAFDNILEELRKMDARNVQVKTAAPHTQAAPHRPYADRDPDDPGVVIYFEGDGQQFAVPCDRWNNLRDNAQAIAKYLNAKRALERYGVQTVESEFSTQALPSGDEDAVAASEPPHEILEVAPDAAADVVKAAARAKKKEHHPDRGGDREQFQRVVEAEGAMLDA